One region of Brassica napus cultivar Da-Ae chromosome A10, Da-Ae, whole genome shotgun sequence genomic DNA includes:
- the LOC106372459 gene encoding cytochrome P450 81C13-like: MENLWFSIFSLTATIFFFFIARFLWSQNSKLPPSPTSLPIIGHLHLIKKFPLPQALHLLSSIHGPVLFLKFGCRPVLVLSSPESIEECFTNHDQTLANRPRTITSDHFSYGYKNFGLAPYGDLWRTLRRLSTLEVFSSTSLQKNSFIRNEEVLNLCSRLFRSSVDSRKVDLKYHFTLLTAQVMLRLVSGSRGVEEIGPESEKRFFDDFKSRFFSSMSMNVCDFFPVLRWIGFKGIEKRVMEMQRMRDEYLQRLIDDVRMKKFDSTGSVVEKFLRLQETEPEFYSDDVIKGIVVLMFNGGTDTSPAVMEWAMSVLLNHPDKLEKLREEIRSNVKHKGIIQDSDLSTLPYLRCVIYETLRIYPVAPLLLPHCSSKRFNLGNYEIPKNTMLFVNAWDVHRNGELWEDGDVFKPERFEGFLGDRDGFRFLPFGVGRRACPGAGFGMRTVALAVGALVQCFDWEKVDEGDIDMRPVFGVAMSKAEPLVALPKPWPDMVPILSQL; encoded by the coding sequence atggaaaatctcTGGTTCAGTATCTTCTCTCTCACAGCtactatcttcttcttcttcatcgccAGATTCCTGTGGAGTCAAAACTCCAAGTTACCACCAAGCCCTACGTCTCTTCCCATCATCGGCCATCTTCACCTTATCAAGAAGTTTCCTTTACCACAAGCTTTACATCTCCTCTCTTCAATCCACGGCCCTGTTCTCTTCCTCAAATTCGGATGCCGTCCCGTTTTGGTCCTCTCTTCTCCAGAATCCATCGAAGAGTGTTTCACCAACCACGACCAAACCCTCGCGAACCGCCCCAGGACCATCACCTCTGATCACTTCAGCTACGGCTACAAGAACTTTGGACTCGCTCCTTATGGAGATCTCTGGAGAACTCTCCGCCGTCTCTCCACCCTCGAGGTCTTCTCCTCCACAAGTCTCCAGAAGAACTCTTTTATCCGTAACGAAGAAGTCTTGAATCTCTGTTCCAGACTCTTCAGATCATCCGTTGACTCTCGGAAAGTGGATCTCAAGTATCATTTCACTCTTCTCACCGCTCAGGTCATGCTCAGGTTAGTCTCTGGGAGTCGTGGCGTTGAAGAGATCGGTCCGGAATCAGAGAAGAGGTTCTTTGATGATTTCAAGTCGAGGTTCTTCTCCAGCATGTCGATGAACGTCTGCGATTTTTTCCCAGTGTTGAGGTGGATTGGGTTCAAAGGTATTGAGAAGAGAGTGATGGAGATGCAGAGGATGAGAGATGAGTATCTCCAACGACTCATTGATGATGTTCGAATGAAGAAGTTTGATTCCACCGGTTCGGTAGTGGAGAAGTTCTTGCGCCTTCAAGAAACAGAACCAGAGTTTTATTCAGATGATGTCATCAAAGGAATCGTTGTGCTTATGTTCAACGGGGGAACTGATACTTCACCTGCGGTAATGGAATGGGCAATGTCGGTTTTGCTGAACCATCCTGATAAGCTTGAGAAGCTCAGAGAAGAAATCAGATCTAATGTTAAGCATAAAGGGATTATTCAAGACTCGGATCTCTCGACCTTACCTTATCTTCGGTGTGTCATCTACGAGACGCTCAGGATATACCCTGTAGCTCCACTCTTGCTTCCTCATTGCTCATCAAAGAGATTCAACTTAGGCAACTACGAGATTCCGAAAAACACCATGTTGTTTGTAAATGCCTGGGATGTTCATAGAAACGGTGAGCTTTGGGAAGACGGGGATGTTTTCAAGCCTGAGAGGTTTGAAGGGTTTCTTGGCGATAGAGATGGTTTTAGGTTCTTGCCGTTTGGAGTAGGGAGGAGAGCATGTCCTGGAGCTGGATTTGGAATGAGGACAGTGGCGCTTGCTGTCGGAGCATTGGTTCAGTGTTTTGACTGGGAGAAGGTAGATGAAGGAGATATAGACATGAGACCTGTGTTTGGTGTGGCAATGTCTAAGGCTGAGCCGCTTGTCGCATTGCCTAAGCCATGGCCTGATATGGTTCCTATCTTGTCTCAGCTCTAG
- the LOC106372461 gene encoding putative RNA methyltransferase At5g10620, whose protein sequence is MAISFMATCHLKQPHTPEDKGRTVLSRYTGQAVRAVPIRVITVGKKRAEGVRLLVDEYKTKLKPYCSFEDSLVRSNPRNAQDVRAQVEDEEVGIMKLIGPDDWVVVLDERGRDVDSEQMAELLGDAGNSGASRISFCIGGAYGHGREVRKRANVTIRLSSMVLNHQIALVVLMEQLYRAWTILKGQNYHH, encoded by the exons ATGGCGATCTCTTTCATGGCTACTTGTCACCTGAAGCAGCCTCACACACCTGAGGATAAAG GAAGAACTGTGCTAAGTAGATACACGGGTCAAGCAGTG AGAGCTGTGCCTATACGTGTGATAACAGTTGGGAAAAAGAGAGCAGAAGGTGTTCGACTCTTGGTCGATGAGTATAAGACCAAGCTTAAACCGTATTGCTCTTTTGAAGATTCTTTGGTTCGCTCTAATCCTCGAAATGCTCA GGATGTTAGAGCTCAAGTTGAGGATGAGGAAGTGGGTATTATGAAGCTTATTGGGCCTGATGATTGG GTTGTGGTGCTTGACGAGAGAGGCCGTGACGTTGATTCAGAACAGATGGCTGAGTTACTAGGAGATGCAGGCAATAGT GGAGCTTCGAGGATATCGTTTTGTATAGGTGGAGCTTATGGACATGGAAGAGAAGTGAGGAAGAGAGCTAATGTGACCATTAGATTGTCCTCCATGGTCTTGAATCATCAGATAGCTCTTGTTGTACTTATGGAACAGCTTTACAG GGCATGGACTATTCTCAAGGGGCAAAATTACCATCACTGA